In one window of Macadamia integrifolia cultivar HAES 741 chromosome 2, SCU_Mint_v3, whole genome shotgun sequence DNA:
- the LOC122064113 gene encoding disease resistance protein Roq1-like has translation MASRVGSTSYDVFINFRGEDTRNNCVGHLYMALKDRGIDAFIDSKDLWKGENIWRKLVEALEVSDFSIAVLSERYTESKWCLEELAQMLECHRTNNQIIFPIFFKVKTSDVKNQTGCFQISPQRHGKEVPETLRRWKDALRLVGDKSGWVFEDGDDQSELVKQVVQNVWSRLNAVPLDEVKHPVGLESRVKSVISLLSNTSSKDVQFLGICGPGGIGKTAIAVAVYKRIFRNFSKSLYLENVSERASEPNGIVHLQKILLERISGKKIKICSSKEGSSLIKKRFEKTDSLLILDDVGDYTQLKALAGDLYWFGPGSKIIITTRDHSLLREAPEDNRKIYEPEELNEKEGLQLFSSYAFSADQPPNDYMQLSVDMASTTGGLPLALEVLGSDLSVNKNKEVWKSMLRLWEQIPHDKVYGKLKISYDNLQNDIQKAMFFDAACFFIGWEEENIISIWEACGFEEPRCHIEVLKRKSLFKINESKEL, from the exons ATGGCATCACGGGTTGGATCTACAAGCTATGATGTGTTTATCAATTTCAGAGGTGAAGATACCCGCAATAACTGCGTCGGTCACCTTTACATGGCTCTCAAGGATCGTGGAATTGATGCTTTCATTGACAGCAAAGATCTGTGgaaaggagaaaatatttggcGGAAGCTTGTAGAAGCACTAGAAGTCTCCGACTTCTCGATTGCTGTCTTGTCTGAGAGATACACAGAAAGCAAATGGTGCCTCGAGGAGCTCGCTCAGATGCTAGAATGTCATAGAACCAACAATCAAATCATTTTTCCCATCTTCTTCAAGGTTAAGACTTCGGACGTTAAGAATCAGACTGGATGTTTTCAGATTTCTCCTCAGAGACATGGTAAGGAGGTTCCCGAAACCCTCCGGAGATGGAAGGACGCCTTGCGACTGGTGGGAGATAAGAGTGGATGGGTTTTTGAGGATGG GGATGATCAATCAGAGTTAGTCAAGCAAGTTGTTCAAAACGTTTGGAGCCGATTGAACGCGGTCCCCTTGGATGAAGTTAAACACCCTGTTGGATTAGAATCCCGTGTAAAATCTGTGATATCTTTACTATCAAATACCAGTTCTAAGGATGTTCAGTTTCTAGGGATATGTGGTCCGGGTGGCATTGGAAAGACAGCCATTGCGGTAGCTGTATACAAACGTATCTTTAGAAACTTTAGTAAGAGTTTATATCTTGAAAATGTTAGTGAGAGAGCATCAGAACCCAATGGGATAGTTCATTTGCAAAAAATACTTCTTGAAAGGATCTctgggaagaaaataaaaatatgcagTTCTAAAGAAGGATCAAGTTTGATTAAAAAAAGATTTGAAAAAACAGATAGTCTTCTCATTCTTGACGATGTGGGAGATTATACCCAATTAAAAGCATTGGCTGGTGATCTCTATTGGTTTGGTCCGGGAAGTAAAATAATCATAACAACTAGAGATCATAGCCTTCTAAGGGAAGCTCctgaagataatagaaaaatatatgaGCCTGAAGAATTGAATGAGAAAGAAGGTCTTCAACTCTTCAGTTCCTATGCTTTTTCAGCAGACCAGCCTCCTAATGATTATATGCAGCTTTCAGTTGATATGGCAAGCACTACAGGAGGGTTGCCCTTAGCCTTGGAGGTTTTGGGTTCTGATTTATCtgtaaacaaaaacaaagaagtatGGAAAAGCATGCTTCGGTTGTGGGAGCAAATTCCTCATGATAAGGTCTATGGAAAGTTAAAGATAAGTTATGATAATCTGCAAAATGATATTCAGAAAGCCATGTTTTTCGATGCCGCATGCTTTTTCATAGGATGGGAGGAAGAAAACATAATTTCCATATGGGAAGCTTGTGGCTTTGAAGAACCAAGATGCCATATAGAAGTTCTCAAGAGAAAATCCCTCTTCAAGATTAATGAATCAAAAGAGTTGTAG
- the LOC122068441 gene encoding chloroplast processing peptidase-like — translation MQVQHGLLYINGIARNENFIAEPLMYKLGATYVPPHHVFVLGDNRNNSYDSHIWGPLPIGNIIGRHVMRFRPSDIDPGR, via the exons ATGCAGGTTCAGCATGGATTGCTTTATATCAATGGAATTGCTCGTAATGAAAATTTCATAGCAGAACCTCTAATGTACAAATTGGGTGCTACT TACGTACCTCCACATCATGTTTTTGTGTTGGGTGACAACCGTAACAACAGCTATGACTCTCATATTTG GGGACCTCTTCCTATTGGAAATATTATTGGAAGACATGTGATGCGTTTCAGACCATCAGACATTGATCCTGGGAGATAG